One Erythrobacter aureus DNA segment encodes these proteins:
- a CDS encoding PepSY domain-containing protein: MKIRWPLFVRRFHKWLALIIGLQVVFWTATGFYMVVIHIDRIHGDHLIKSAPAQVLDVERMVSPEDALRRYPGATEMRSSSLLGRTVWEISGPSGMKLVDAGTGEVLRPVTRDEAAAVAREIYAFDEPIRSVELLTSAPMEMQGRKPPYWQVVFDRWDSPTFYISPESGALISRRHSLWRIFDFAWMLHIMDYDERSDINNPLLRISTWLAVLMALTGAWLLVWAFPKRRKKKKR, from the coding sequence ATGAAAATCAGATGGCCACTCTTCGTTCGGCGTTTCCACAAATGGCTGGCACTGATCATCGGGTTGCAGGTGGTATTTTGGACGGCGACCGGGTTTTACATGGTCGTCATCCATATAGACCGGATCCACGGCGATCATTTGATCAAGTCGGCACCCGCACAGGTGTTGGATGTAGAACGGATGGTTTCACCCGAGGATGCGCTGCGTCGCTATCCGGGGGCTACGGAAATGCGGAGTTCGTCTCTGTTAGGCCGGACGGTGTGGGAAATCTCCGGGCCGTCAGGGATGAAGCTGGTGGATGCGGGGACGGGGGAAGTGCTTCGTCCCGTCACCCGCGACGAGGCTGCCGCGGTCGCTCGCGAAATCTATGCGTTCGACGAACCCATCCGTTCGGTCGAGCTTCTTACCAGCGCCCCGATGGAAATGCAGGGCCGCAAGCCACCCTACTGGCAGGTGGTATTCGACCGCTGGGACAGTCCCACCTTCTATATCTCGCCGGAATCCGGCGCACTCATTTCACGTCGGCATTCGCTTTGGCGGATCTTCGACTTTGCCTGGATGCTGCACATCATGGACTATGACGAACGCAGCGACATCAACAATCCGCTCCTTCGGATCAGCACCTGGCTCGCGGTTCTGATGGCGCTTACCGGCGCGTGGCTGCTGGTCTGGGCCTTCCCGAAACGTCGGAAAAAGAAGAAGCGCTGA